From Novosphingobium decolorationis, one genomic window encodes:
- a CDS encoding flagellar protein FliS, with protein MLGRVTPHEAYRRVDFDARVNGADRTELVHLCYEHLISALGTALHADAIGDGELKSRSITRALTAVTALQMGVSGDSGIASALNQLYAAARRTILDSATAFARDRIDALRTDFLEIGQAMQTG; from the coding sequence ATGCTCGGACGCGTCACCCCGCACGAAGCCTATCGCCGCGTCGACTTCGACGCCCGCGTCAACGGCGCCGACCGTACCGAGCTGGTGCACCTGTGCTACGAGCATCTCATCAGCGCGCTGGGCACCGCGCTCCACGCGGACGCGATCGGCGATGGCGAACTGAAGAGCCGCTCGATAACCCGCGCCCTGACCGCCGTCACCGCCCTGCAGATGGGCGTCTCGGGCGACAGCGGAATAGCCTCGGCGCTGAACCAGCTCTATGCCGCCGCCCGTCGCACGATCCTGGATAGCGCGACGGCTTTCGCGCGCGACCGGATCGATGCCCTGCGCACCGATTTCCTGGAAATCGGCCAGGCCATGCAGACCGGCTGA
- the fliR gene encoding flagellar biosynthetic protein FliR: MIQLDFGFGALEQEFWRLLFVMTRIGAALVAAPLFGIPSVPPQLRVIGAGAIAVLVCAWTEVAVPAALFSLSGLLAVLGEVVVGLALGFVLQLAFAAPVIAAEVIGGSMGMNMAVAVDPNSGTQSPALGQYFAVVLTMIFLGLGAHLQWFALIVESYRTFPPGETWLGTGRFALIAGFGVQMFATAATIALPVCLVLLTVQLVTGVLSRSAPALNLFSLGLPAGILGGLAALLVSAPVLTDLVTRLSREAILNAAQVIAP, encoded by the coding sequence GTGATCCAGCTCGACTTCGGCTTCGGCGCGCTGGAACAGGAGTTCTGGCGCCTGCTCTTCGTGATGACCCGCATCGGCGCCGCGCTTGTCGCAGCCCCGCTGTTCGGCATCCCCAGCGTGCCCCCGCAGCTGCGGGTGATCGGCGCGGGCGCGATCGCCGTGCTGGTCTGCGCCTGGACCGAGGTTGCCGTGCCCGCCGCGCTCTTTTCGCTTTCGGGCCTGCTGGCCGTTCTGGGCGAAGTCGTGGTCGGCCTCGCGCTCGGCTTCGTGCTCCAGCTCGCCTTTGCCGCCCCCGTCATTGCCGCCGAAGTCATCGGCGGCTCGATGGGGATGAACATGGCGGTTGCGGTCGATCCCAATTCGGGCACCCAGTCCCCCGCGCTTGGCCAATACTTCGCGGTTGTCCTGACGATGATCTTCCTGGGGCTGGGCGCGCACCTGCAATGGTTCGCCCTCATCGTGGAGAGCTACCGCACCTTTCCCCCGGGTGAGACCTGGCTGGGCACCGGACGTTTCGCCCTCATCGCCGGGTTCGGAGTGCAGATGTTCGCGACCGCTGCGACCATCGCGCTGCCGGTCTGCCTTGTCCTCCTCACCGTGCAGTTGGTGACGGGCGTCCTCAGCCGCTCGGCACCCGCGCTCAATCTCTTCTCGCTGGGCCTCCCCGCTGGGATCCTCGGCGGCCTGGCCGCGCTGCTCGTCTCCGCGCCGGTTCTCACCGATCTCGTCACCCGCCTCTCGCGCGAGGCGATCCTCAACGCGGCCCAGGTGATCGCGCCATGA
- a CDS encoding EscU/YscU/HrcU family type III secretion system export apparatus switch protein, translated as MSESDGEKSFAPTQKRKRDAAKKGDVIRSRELGTAGAVAIGAIWLLLAGPWLLERLVGVLRAGFLFTPGAIDDFTPGTLLIQALIAALPPVFLLGVSVMLVSLASQLGFGEGRWLASNLAFKGSRIDPMKGLKRMFGPNGLIEMVKGLAKVTLLGTIAWTWASDRLETLARLGRGNLLQELSYAWEELVLLLFWLAAGLTLIALLDLPVQLFRRLMRLKMTLQEVRDEQKDSEGAPEKKAAIKDRQRKIAMGALIPAMQEASFVLTNPTHFSVALSWNPDKAPAPILVAKGRGEKAMAIRELAAEYAVPTLEYPALARSVYYSTREKRMIREEHYVAVAAILAFVMALKRGENRTRPAISVPVTLRFDSEGGLESAGP; from the coding sequence ATGAGCGAGAGCGACGGCGAGAAGAGCTTTGCCCCCACGCAAAAGCGCAAGCGCGATGCGGCGAAGAAGGGCGACGTCATCCGCTCGCGCGAGTTGGGGACGGCGGGCGCGGTCGCCATCGGCGCGATCTGGCTGCTGCTCGCAGGGCCCTGGCTGCTGGAGCGTCTCGTCGGCGTCTTGCGCGCCGGTTTTCTCTTCACGCCCGGCGCCATCGATGACTTCACCCCCGGCACCCTCCTCATCCAGGCGCTGATTGCCGCCCTGCCCCCGGTGTTCCTGCTGGGGGTGAGCGTGATGCTTGTGAGCCTTGCCTCGCAGCTGGGCTTTGGCGAAGGGCGCTGGCTGGCTTCGAACCTGGCGTTCAAGGGCTCGCGCATCGATCCGATGAAGGGCCTCAAGCGCATGTTCGGGCCCAATGGCCTGATCGAAATGGTGAAGGGCCTCGCCAAGGTGACGCTGCTGGGCACCATCGCCTGGACCTGGGCCAGCGACCGGCTGGAAACGCTCGCCCGGCTGGGCCGGGGCAACCTGCTCCAGGAACTCTCCTATGCCTGGGAGGAACTGGTCCTCCTGCTCTTCTGGCTCGCCGCAGGGCTCACGCTGATCGCCCTTCTCGACCTGCCCGTCCAGCTGTTTCGCCGCCTCATGCGTCTCAAGATGACGCTGCAGGAGGTGCGCGATGAACAGAAGGACAGCGAGGGCGCGCCCGAAAAGAAGGCCGCGATCAAGGACCGCCAGCGCAAGATCGCGATGGGCGCCCTCATCCCCGCGATGCAGGAAGCCAGCTTCGTCCTCACCAACCCCACGCACTTTTCCGTGGCCCTGTCTTGGAACCCCGATAAGGCGCCTGCGCCTATCCTCGTGGCCAAGGGGCGCGGCGAGAAGGCCATGGCGATCCGCGAACTGGCCGCCGAATACGCCGTACCCACGCTGGAATACCCCGCGCTTGCACGCTCGGTCTATTACAGCACCCGGGAGAAGCGCATGATCCGCGAGGAACATTACGTCGCCGTGGCCGCGATCCTGGCCTTCGTCATGGCCCTGAAGCGCGGCGAGAACCGTACCCGCCCAGCCATCTCGGTGCCCGTCACCCTGCGCTTCGACAGCGAGGGCGGCCTGGAATCGGCAGGCCCGTGA
- a CDS encoding response regulator transcription factor, translating into MEQGISNLILIDRDMRRRATISHALSSANIHVEPFENLSELTSSWPRSGIILIHDDAGAIDELIENMSQHGEWFPIIAFSENPAAQRIVGAILDGAIDYIAWPITAPELNETLDRAMRRAESVGNAKLREIMARARVDRLTRREREVLGGVASGLSNRLIGEKLSISPRTVEIHRANMLNKLGANHTSDAIRIAIEAAMVH; encoded by the coding sequence TTGGAACAGGGTATCTCGAACCTCATCCTGATCGACAGGGACATGCGTCGCCGCGCCACCATCAGCCATGCGCTGTCTTCGGCCAACATTCACGTCGAACCCTTTGAAAACCTCTCCGAACTGACGTCCAGCTGGCCGCGCTCGGGCATCATCCTGATCCACGACGATGCCGGCGCCATCGACGAACTGATCGAGAACATGTCCCAGCATGGCGAATGGTTTCCGATCATCGCCTTCAGCGAAAACCCGGCCGCCCAGCGCATTGTCGGCGCCATCCTCGACGGCGCGATCGACTACATCGCCTGGCCCATCACCGCGCCCGAACTCAACGAAACGCTCGACCGCGCGATGCGCCGGGCCGAAAGCGTTGGCAACGCCAAGCTGCGCGAGATCATGGCCCGCGCCCGCGTGGACCGCCTCACCAGGCGCGAACGCGAAGTCCTCGGCGGTGTCGCCAGCGGCCTGTCCAACCGCCTCATCGGGGAAAAACTCTCGATCAGCCCCCGCACGGTGGAAATCCACCGCGCCAACATGCTCAACAAACTAGGCGCGAACCACACCTCCGACGCCATCCGCATCGCCATCGAAGCCGCCATGGTCCACTAA
- the fliD gene encoding flagellar filament capping protein FliD → MSTINNSPTATSSLVTALGGGSGIDMLDLANKLAQAQFANKVNRLDTRSETLEARISAASDIRSMMLALDTSLGTLIRTGDLSRTPSVANSSVASASLTGTSLPKGSYDLEVTRLASGQNIASNAYASASDTVGAGTLTLRFGTVSGSTFTEDTGHAAVDITIASGATLADVASAINGANAGVQAYVAQTVDGAQLVLKGQNGAANGFILEAAEDALEPGLANLAWNPSSTNGELLASAVDAAFSVDGLDYTSTTNTVSDVIPGVRLQLSGTNVGAPTRVTFADPGPSISSSMQDLTDALNEVMSALNAATAIGGELANDGGARALKRAFSGLASSTIMPNATGTARTLGDLGLKTERNGTFTLDTERLAATMEADPEGVAAMFTTGVHGVYASINRIYRDASSTTSLNSLGASIRKYTTQLSDISESRTEIAEQQEKLRARLAGQFTTSESRIGMLNSTMAMLENQIAQWNRSDS, encoded by the coding sequence ATGAGCACGATCAACAACTCCCCCACCGCCACCAGCTCGCTGGTCACCGCCCTCGGCGGGGGCAGCGGCATCGACATGCTCGACCTTGCCAACAAGCTGGCGCAGGCGCAGTTCGCCAACAAGGTCAACCGGCTCGACACCCGCAGCGAGACGCTGGAAGCCAGGATCTCCGCGGCGTCCGACATTCGCTCGATGATGCTCGCGCTCGACACCTCGCTGGGCACGCTGATCCGAACCGGCGACCTCTCGCGCACGCCCAGCGTTGCCAACAGTTCGGTCGCCTCGGCGTCGCTGACCGGCACTTCACTGCCCAAGGGCAGCTACGATCTGGAAGTCACGCGCCTTGCAAGCGGCCAGAACATCGCCAGCAACGCCTATGCCTCGGCCTCTGACACGGTGGGCGCCGGCACCCTGACCCTGCGCTTCGGAACGGTCTCGGGCAGCACCTTCACCGAGGACACCGGCCACGCCGCCGTCGACATCACGATTGCCAGCGGCGCGACTCTCGCCGACGTTGCCAGCGCCATCAACGGCGCCAATGCGGGCGTGCAAGCCTATGTCGCCCAGACCGTTGACGGCGCCCAGCTCGTCCTCAAGGGGCAGAACGGCGCGGCCAACGGCTTCATCCTGGAGGCGGCCGAGGACGCGCTTGAACCCGGCCTTGCCAACCTCGCCTGGAACCCCTCCTCCACGAATGGCGAGCTTCTCGCCAGCGCCGTGGACGCGGCCTTCTCGGTCGACGGGCTCGACTACACCTCCACCACGAACACGGTCAGCGACGTCATTCCCGGCGTGCGTCTCCAGCTTTCGGGCACCAATGTCGGCGCGCCCACGCGCGTCACTTTCGCCGATCCGGGGCCCAGCATCTCCAGTTCGATGCAGGATCTCACCGACGCGCTGAACGAGGTCATGTCCGCGCTCAACGCGGCCACCGCCATCGGCGGCGAACTCGCCAACGACGGCGGCGCCCGCGCGCTCAAGCGCGCCTTCTCGGGACTTGCCAGCAGCACCATCATGCCCAACGCCACGGGCACCGCGCGCACGCTTGGCGACCTGGGGCTCAAGACCGAGCGCAACGGCACCTTCACGCTCGACACCGAGCGGCTCGCCGCCACCATGGAAGCCGATCCGGAAGGCGTCGCCGCCATGTTCACGACCGGCGTCCACGGCGTCTACGCGAGCATCAACCGCATCTACCGCGACGCGTCCTCCACCACGAGCCTCAACTCGCTGGGGGCCTCGATCCGCAAGTACACCACGCAGCTGAGCGACATCTCCGAGAGCCGTACCGAAATCGCCGAGCAGCAGGAAAAGCTGCGCGCGCGCCTCGCCGGACAGTTCACCACTTCGGAAAGCCGCATCGGCATGCTGAACTCCACGATGGCCATGCTGGAGAACCAGATCGCCCAGTGGAACCGTTCGGACAGCTGA